In Ruminococcaceae bacterium BL-6, a genomic segment contains:
- a CDS encoding conserved protein of unknown function (Evidence 4 : Unknown function but conserved in other organisms), giving the protein MQKKLVAHERDGEKTVFDGRTVFWIQTPETTGGKYSSVCTCIYDPGARAYPAHSHPDGEETVYVISGTGKVKIGEEIFSIEPGSVFLFPQGVPHMVWNSGGEPMHIVCFYAPAEKATGYAFHEEFDFPEFQNQKRRVK; this is encoded by the coding sequence ATGCAGAAAAAACTGGTCGCGCACGAGCGGGACGGCGAAAAAACAGTATTTGACGGCAGGACGGTTTTCTGGATTCAAACCCCGGAAACGACCGGAGGAAAGTATTCTTCGGTATGCACCTGCATCTATGATCCGGGCGCACGCGCGTATCCCGCACATTCCCATCCCGACGGTGAAGAGACGGTCTACGTGATTTCCGGGACTGGAAAAGTGAAGATCGGGGAGGAAATCTTCTCCATTGAACCGGGGTCGGTTTTCCTTTTCCCGCAGGGCGTGCCCCACATGGTCTGGAACAGCGGCGGCGAGCCGATGCATATCGTATGCTTCTATGCGCCGGCCGAAAAGGCGACGGGTTACGCGTTTCATGAAGAATTCGACTTTCCGGAATTTCAAAACCAAAAACGGAGGGTGAAATAA
- a CDS encoding conserved protein of unknown function (Evidence 4 : Unknown function but conserved in other organisms) → MNIIVQANTPEQNRFVTISDFKDCMRWHGEVEFIWNDITYTITHPEGKINISEADEPETEKWCDTADEVLEYMVGKDRLRDVIT, encoded by the coding sequence ATGAATATCATTGTGCAAGCAAATACGCCCGAGCAGAACCGCTTCGTTACAATCAGCGACTTTAAAGACTGTATGCGTTGGCATGGCGAAGTTGAGTTTATATGGAACGATATCACATATACTATCACTCACCCTGAAGGGAAAATCAATATCAGCGAAGCCGACGAGCCGGAAACTGAAAAATGGTGCGATACCGCTGATGAAGTACTGGAATACATGGTTGGCAAAGACCGGCTTCGCGATGTGATCACGTAG
- the yhxC gene encoding putative oxidoreductase (Evidence 3 : Putative function from multiple computational evidences; PubMedId : 18643936, 25720121; Product type e : enzyme): MQPQPHNTFPPQHQNRQPGREAEMNPAPQYDNPAYKASGKLSGKKAIITGGDSGIGRAIALAYAKEGADIAIIHLCENSDAQETAQAVERLGRKCYVIQSDLRVEKNAADAVKQAAAQLGTIDILINNAGVQYPQNSLLDITGEQLLTTFESNFFSCFYMTKAALPHLSNGGAIINTASINAFEGNPELIDYSSTKGAIVSFTRSMALSLMDMGIRVNAVSPGPVWTPLIVSSFSPEKVQTFGSTSPMKRAAQPYELAPAYVFLGCEDSSNISGQIFHVNSGTVIN; this comes from the coding sequence ATGCAACCACAACCCCATAACACGTTCCCGCCCCAACATCAAAACCGCCAGCCCGGCCGTGAGGCGGAAATGAATCCGGCCCCCCAATATGATAACCCGGCATATAAGGCGTCGGGTAAACTATCCGGGAAAAAAGCAATCATAACGGGAGGGGACAGCGGTATCGGCCGCGCAATTGCACTGGCCTATGCAAAGGAAGGCGCCGATATCGCCATTATCCATCTTTGCGAAAACAGCGATGCGCAAGAAACGGCTCAAGCTGTGGAACGCCTTGGCAGAAAATGCTACGTGATCCAATCCGATCTCCGTGTGGAAAAGAACGCTGCCGATGCGGTGAAGCAAGCGGCGGCGCAGCTTGGAACGATTGATATCCTGATCAATAACGCCGGTGTGCAATACCCGCAAAACAGCCTGCTGGATATCACGGGGGAACAGCTTCTGACCACTTTTGAGAGCAACTTTTTTTCCTGCTTCTATATGACGAAAGCGGCATTGCCCCATCTGTCAAACGGCGGCGCAATCATCAATACCGCCTCGATCAATGCCTTTGAAGGCAATCCGGAATTGATCGATTATTCCTCCACCAAAGGCGCGATTGTTTCTTTCACGCGGTCGATGGCCCTTTCCCTGATGGATATGGGAATCCGTGTCAACGCGGTTTCGCCCGGCCCTGTTTGGACGCCGTTGATTGTATCCAGCTTTTCTCCGGAGAAAGTTCAGACCTTTGGCTCCACCAGCCCGATGAAAAGGGCGGCCCAGCCATATGAGCTTGCGCCTGCCTATGTTTTTTTGGGATGCGAAGATTCCTCTAATATATCCGGGCAAATTTTCCACGTAAACAGCGGGACGGTTATTAACTAA
- a CDS encoding protein of unknown function (Evidence 5 : Unknown function): MTLGAILAETDKTLDLTNEA, translated from the coding sequence TTGACGCTGGGCGCGATTCTAGCCGAAACAGACAAGACTTTGGATTTAACAAACGAGGCCTAA
- a CDS encoding protein of unknown function (Evidence 5 : Unknown function), giving the protein MKSERTVFRPHRGSVFLPAIRLFLQQSCREKHKKRRETKNGSAALFYEIRVFFQNQAEKPGSSIAIVGKTGAGKTTLVNLLMRFYDVNGGSIRIDGIDIRRLTRDNLRAQFGMVLQDTWLFDGSIRDNIAYAKPSAAMEEIVTAAKEAGADGFIRRLEDGYDTRITADGGSISEGQKQLLTIARVMLANPPMLILDEATSNIDTYTEMKIQRAFTRLTAGRTSFVIAHRLSTIRNADLIIVMDRGHIVESGNHEELLEKRGYYADLYNSQFSQAYKAD; this is encoded by the coding sequence TTGAAAAGTGAAAGGACCGTTTTCAGGCCGCACAGGGGGTCCGTTTTTCTTCCTGCCATCCGATTATTTTTACAGCAGTCATGCAGGGAGAAACATAAAAAACGCCGCGAAACCAAAAACGGTTCCGCAGCGCTTTTTTATGAAATTCGAGTATTCTTCCAGAATCAGGCTGAAAAGCCGGGCAGCAGCATCGCCATCGTGGGAAAAACGGGGGCGGGGAAAACGACGCTCGTCAACCTGCTGATGCGGTTTTACGACGTAAACGGCGGCAGCATCCGGATCGACGGCATCGACATCCGCAGGCTGACCCGGGACAACCTGCGCGCCCAATTCGGCATGGTCCTTCAGGACACCTGGCTTTTCGACGGCAGCATACGGGACAATATCGCCTATGCGAAACCGTCCGCCGCGATGGAAGAAATCGTCACGGCCGCAAAGGAGGCGGGCGCCGACGGGTTCATCCGAAGGCTGGAAGACGGTTACGACACCAGGATCACGGCGGACGGCGGAAGCATTTCCGAAGGCCAGAAGCAGCTTCTCACCATCGCCCGCGTGATGCTGGCGAACCCGCCCATGCTGATCCTGGACGAAGCCACCAGCAACATCGATACCTATACCGAAATGAAGATCCAGCGGGCTTTTACCCGCCTTACAGCGGGACGGACCAGCTTCGTGATCGCGCACCGGCTGTCCACCATCCGCAACGCGGACCTGATTATCGTAATGGATCGGGGGCATATCGTGGAAAGCGGCAACCATGAGGAGCTGCTGGAGAAAAGGGGCTATTATGCCGATCTTTACAACAGCCAGTTTTCACAGGCATACAAAGCCGATTGA
- a CDS encoding conserved membrane protein of unknown function (Evidence 4 : Unknown function but conserved in other organisms) encodes MHKLLERAPVIYAAFLLLFTIPFLVSLYFGDQLIMSHGVVWFILNILIEATLTAFCAAKRKISTTAANIVSQFLPLLSLLYIGMTGAVIREVNASLLILHAMICFVCCFVVSFLYKNGPVFRVACAVFNSILLFLLLAASFFAMTFGQIRQDSIVNRVMSPNRSYTAVVIDSDQGALGGNTLVDIEHNASEINVWFGRFIKITKVYTGEWGEFDTMSMEWKNDSTLLINGKSYEVD; translated from the coding sequence ATGCACAAGCTGTTGGAACGGGCGCCGGTCATATATGCTGCTTTTCTGCTGCTCTTCACGATTCCTTTTCTTGTGTCTCTGTACTTTGGCGATCAGTTGATCATGTCCCATGGGGTCGTATGGTTCATCCTTAATATTTTGATCGAAGCGACGCTTACAGCATTCTGTGCAGCCAAAAGAAAAATTTCTACAACAGCGGCAAATATTGTTTCACAGTTTTTGCCGCTGCTTTCGCTGCTCTATATCGGTATGACAGGAGCTGTCATCCGCGAAGTAAATGCTTCTCTTCTGATCCTGCATGCCATGATCTGCTTTGTGTGTTGCTTCGTCGTATCTTTTTTATACAAAAACGGACCGGTTTTCAGGGTGGCATGTGCCGTATTCAACAGCATACTGCTGTTCCTTCTCTTGGCGGCATCTTTCTTTGCGATGACATTTGGTCAGATCAGACAGGACAGTATTGTCAATCGAGTCATGTCCCCCAATCGATCCTATACGGCAGTTGTCATTGATTCTGACCAGGGTGCGTTAGGCGGAAATACGCTGGTGGATATTGAACATAATGCTTCGGAAATTAATGTCTGGTTTGGCCGGTTTATAAAAATAACCAAGGTCTATACCGGAGAATGGGGAGAATTCGACACGATGAGCATGGAATGGAAGAACGACAGCACACTGCTGATAAATGGGAAATCATATGAGGTGGATTGA
- a CDS encoding GntR family transcriptional regulator — MKQENGSNLSEPVYNHLVEMLLTQELKPRDRIPESKLADQFGISRTPIREALRRLASEGVIKIYPNRFAEVMTVDDDFIIQLGQARIAIDTMLTKLCIYYGSNADFEGLRRMAKICTEATKTKDYILRTKTDMDFHLQLAHISRNQFLIKYQTEISLRVKLLVAWKYLQIDKGYDSSLSHLALVDALEERDEKKAVKIAVNHLVDFYGLDSHFPAGFFEK; from the coding sequence ATGAAGCAGGAAAATGGAAGCAACCTCAGTGAGCCGGTCTATAATCATCTTGTTGAAATGCTGCTGACGCAGGAGCTGAAGCCCAGAGACCGTATCCCCGAAAGCAAATTGGCGGATCAGTTTGGAATCAGCCGCACGCCCATTCGGGAAGCGCTGCGCCGCCTGGCCAGCGAAGGAGTCATCAAAATTTATCCCAATCGTTTTGCGGAAGTGATGACGGTTGACGACGACTTTATCATTCAGTTAGGGCAGGCCCGTATTGCAATCGATACGATGCTGACCAAGCTGTGTATCTACTACGGCAGCAACGCGGATTTTGAAGGACTGCGCCGCATGGCGAAAATCTGTACGGAGGCCACGAAAACCAAGGATTATATCCTGCGCACAAAGACCGACATGGATTTTCATCTGCAGCTTGCACATATTTCGCGCAATCAGTTTCTGATCAAATATCAGACAGAAATTTCCCTGCGCGTAAAATTATTGGTTGCCTGGAAATATCTCCAGATCGACAAGGGATACGATTCTTCCCTTTCCCATCTGGCCCTGGTGGATGCGCTCGAGGAACGGGACGAAAAAAAAGCGGTAAAAATCGCGGTGAATCACCTTGTGGACTTCTACGGTTTGGACAGCCACTTCCCCGCGGGGTTTTTTGAAAAGTGA
- the gutB gene encoding Sorbitol dehydrogenase: MKALVKYEKGEKKVRMMDCEEPHPAAGQVRIQVHYGGICGTDIHIYKDDGGYRTNPPVILGHELSGVVDSVGEGGPSGLIGKRVVSETYYHTCGRCFFCRTGHPNLCPERLSIGSGVNGAFAPYVVVPERNLHILPDGVGLREAAMTEPLACCAQAVLEKGEIRPGDRVLVTGPGAIGLMCLRLAVLCGGRVTVAGMKKDRERLQLALRFGAENIVYSDGENVLERIRPIFGAYGADTVLECSGANPAINMALELVRKGGHYIQVGLTGRPTTLDMNLVTLKELRISGTFAQKPVWWARSLELLEQKKISLDPLISGVMPLDRWQEAFELYADGVGFKFLLSPIEGCSPPDES; this comes from the coding sequence ATGAAAGCGCTTGTCAAATATGAAAAAGGGGAGAAAAAAGTCCGGATGATGGACTGCGAGGAGCCGCATCCCGCGGCGGGGCAGGTGCGGATTCAGGTTCATTACGGAGGAATCTGCGGGACGGATATCCACATTTACAAGGATGACGGCGGGTACCGCACCAATCCGCCCGTGATTCTGGGGCATGAGCTTTCCGGCGTTGTGGATTCCGTCGGGGAAGGGGGTCCCTCGGGCCTGATCGGGAAAAGAGTGGTCAGCGAAACGTATTATCACACCTGCGGCCGCTGCTTTTTTTGCCGGACGGGACACCCAAACCTCTGCCCGGAACGCCTTTCCATCGGAAGCGGCGTAAACGGGGCGTTTGCGCCGTATGTTGTGGTTCCCGAACGGAATTTACATATTCTTCCCGACGGGGTCGGACTGAGGGAAGCGGCCATGACGGAGCCTTTGGCGTGCTGTGCGCAGGCGGTGCTCGAAAAGGGAGAGATCAGGCCGGGGGACCGCGTCCTTGTCACGGGGCCGGGCGCGATCGGCCTGATGTGCCTGCGTCTCGCGGTCCTGTGCGGGGGGCGCGTGACGGTCGCCGGAATGAAAAAAGACCGGGAGCGTCTGCAGCTTGCCCTGCGGTTCGGCGCCGAGAATATCGTTTATTCCGATGGAGAAAACGTTTTGGAGCGCATACGGCCCATATTTGGGGCATACGGCGCGGATACGGTTCTGGAATGTTCCGGGGCGAACCCCGCGATCAATATGGCGCTTGAGCTTGTGAGAAAAGGCGGACATTATATTCAGGTGGGTCTGACGGGGAGGCCGACCACGCTGGATATGAATCTGGTCACACTGAAAGAGCTCCGCATTTCGGGGACCTTCGCGCAGAAGCCGGTTTGGTGGGCGCGTTCCCTGGAACTGCTGGAGCAGAAGAAAATCAGTCTGGATCCGCTGATCAGCGGCGTCATGCCGCTGGACAGGTGGCAGGAGGCGTTTGAGCTTTATGCAGATGGAGTCGGATTCAAATTTCTCCTGTCCCCGATAGAAGGGTGCAGTCCACCCGACGAATCATAA
- a CDS encoding LPXTG-motif cell wall-anchored protein, translating to MQNVKMKRGRRLLAAVLSAAVLLPAGIIPVSAREAGTGAEQIQVAADGAVAADSAYDGPQVKKVRLLKEGNFLEIYWDRYVDEKQAVNTSNFVLKNGTVTLTLKAKPADGNTDTLYFDKNNKEVAATEANSMARLSGDMHMSSICFVPGGSFDETKGFTLKMEGDAIRDESGKAAKNATYVDVPRVNFYTRFLTTGTGIVVKADSTVAPGSLGAAKAQIDVMLSKSAAVAQNLKKYGTSLAIYSPHENVYLIPEQRYGFNKNMYDVEGYGGNLANHCVSSIAERNILRTRGNTEDPDLNTAYKNENILVHEFGHAVKSVGMDLLGDQTVADRFYDAYQNAKDTGLWPNTYAITNADEFFATMGTVWFNVMQEADDWNDGVRCPINTRGELKKYDPKTYAFFASFYPEETLPAPWEDVPDVYHEEYTKPPTNDDMVAAVNSNFASDIFRLQIHARGDKFEIDRYVNDSSKPENDMCLWTLWGTDGNSSENCAWIVTLKNGHYSFASPAGQKDSPEERTGGITAESAARVGVGGHTPNPDDPAQQWNFVADTSTANAFDGRLVNVKYGTALSLAGGAMSGTPLKLAENGNSWTIRNTTQSAAIGKKAYLTPYVAAETVTLSQTTLALRKGHTAALTATVKPDNATDRTVTWSSSSTKVATVDAAGKVTAKSSGHAEIKAKTQNGKTAVCTVKVTGYAYGQDPK from the coding sequence ATGCAAAATGTAAAAATGAAACGGGGCCGGCGGCTGCTGGCGGCTGTCCTTTCCGCAGCGGTGCTGCTGCCCGCGGGGATTATCCCGGTGTCCGCACGGGAGGCCGGCACGGGCGCGGAGCAAATTCAGGTCGCGGCGGACGGCGCCGTTGCCGCGGACAGCGCTTACGACGGACCGCAGGTCAAGAAGGTGCGTCTCCTGAAGGAGGGCAATTTCCTGGAGATATACTGGGACCGTTACGTCGATGAAAAGCAGGCGGTGAACACCAGCAATTTCGTCCTGAAAAACGGCACGGTTACTCTGACGCTGAAGGCAAAACCGGCGGACGGAAACACCGATACGCTGTATTTCGACAAGAATAATAAGGAAGTCGCGGCGACGGAGGCAAACAGCATGGCCCGCCTGAGCGGCGATATGCACATGTCCAGCATCTGTTTCGTACCGGGAGGCTCGTTCGATGAAACGAAAGGCTTCACGCTGAAAATGGAGGGAGACGCCATCAGGGATGAGTCGGGGAAAGCGGCAAAGAACGCGACCTATGTCGACGTTCCGCGGGTCAATTTCTATACGCGGTTTCTGACGACGGGCACGGGGATCGTGGTAAAGGCGGACAGCACGGTTGCGCCCGGGTCGCTGGGGGCCGCGAAAGCCCAGATTGACGTCATGCTTTCCAAGTCGGCAGCCGTGGCGCAAAACCTGAAAAAATACGGCACCTCCCTGGCGATTTACAGCCCGCACGAAAATGTGTATTTAATTCCGGAACAGCGCTATGGCTTCAACAAGAACATGTACGACGTGGAGGGCTATGGAGGAAATCTGGCCAACCACTGTGTCTCATCCATCGCGGAACGCAATATCTTGCGCACGCGCGGGAATACGGAGGATCCGGACCTGAACACGGCGTACAAGAACGAAAATATCCTGGTCCATGAATTCGGCCATGCGGTAAAATCCGTGGGCATGGATTTGCTGGGGGATCAAACCGTGGCGGACCGGTTTTACGACGCCTATCAGAACGCCAAGGACACCGGCCTGTGGCCGAATACCTACGCGATCACAAACGCGGATGAGTTTTTTGCCACCATGGGCACGGTCTGGTTCAACGTCATGCAGGAGGCGGACGACTGGAACGACGGGGTCCGCTGTCCCATCAATACACGCGGGGAGCTGAAGAAATACGATCCGAAGACCTATGCTTTCTTCGCGTCCTTCTACCCGGAAGAGACCCTGCCGGCCCCCTGGGAGGATGTGCCGGATGTGTACCATGAAGAATATACGAAGCCGCCAACAAACGACGACATGGTTGCCGCCGTAAACAGTAATTTCGCCAGCGATATTTTCCGGCTCCAGATTCACGCCCGCGGGGATAAATTTGAGATCGACCGTTACGTTAACGACAGCTCTAAGCCCGAGAACGACATGTGCCTTTGGACGCTCTGGGGCACAGATGGAAACAGCAGCGAAAACTGCGCGTGGATCGTCACCCTGAAAAACGGCCATTACTCGTTTGCTTCCCCCGCCGGGCAGAAGGACTCCCCCGAAGAGCGGACCGGGGGGATCACCGCCGAAAGCGCGGCGCGGGTGGGCGTCGGCGGCCACACGCCGAACCCGGACGACCCGGCTCAGCAGTGGAACTTTGTGGCCGACACCTCTACGGCGAACGCCTTTGACGGCCGCCTGGTCAATGTGAAGTACGGGACGGCGCTGTCCCTGGCCGGCGGTGCCATGAGCGGGACGCCGCTGAAGCTGGCGGAAAACGGCAACAGCTGGACGATCCGCAACACGACGCAGTCGGCCGCGATCGGCAAAAAAGCTTATCTGACGCCTTACGTTGCCGCTGAGACCGTTACGCTGAGCCAGACGACCCTGGCGCTCAGAAAAGGCCATACCGCCGCCCTGACCGCGACGGTCAAACCGGATAACGCAACGGATCGGACGGTCACATGGTCAAGCTCCAGCACGAAGGTCGCGACGGTGGACGCGGCCGGGAAAGTGACCGCGAAATCCAGCGGACACGCAGAGATCAAGGCGAAAACGCAAAATGGAAAAACGGCGGTCTGCACCGTAAAAGTAACCGGTTATGCTTACGGCCAGGATCCAAAGTGA
- a CDS encoding Zn-dependent alcohol dehydrogenase, producing MKAVVKTRPGEGNVVLTERPKPKAGPGEVVIRVMSAGVCGTDIKIFHGVAWSNPPVTLGHEYSGIVESVGEGVSGISKGDRVVSETAQVVCGECEYCRTGRPLMCEKRLSIGYGVDGAFAEYIAVRSGIVHKIPDGLSYEEAALCEPFAVALHGVWDHAEILPTDTVLVMGPGAVGQLAAQAARAKGARVILVGTPGDGPRLEIARNMGIRESFDSFGEAAVRELTKGRGADVAVDCTGALPAIRNAMRALKKTGRLVQIGLTKPTLEVEYSLLTERELSIAGSFGHQWKNWEQAIRLMASGKVNVKGLITGHYPLEKWRDAFDAMERQDGIKILIHPDRE from the coding sequence ATGAAGGCCGTTGTAAAAACCAGACCCGGCGAGGGAAACGTCGTGCTGACGGAGCGCCCGAAACCGAAAGCCGGGCCGGGCGAAGTGGTGATCCGGGTCATGTCGGCGGGCGTGTGCGGAACGGACATCAAGATTTTCCACGGCGTCGCCTGGAGCAATCCGCCCGTCACGCTGGGCCATGAATATTCCGGAATCGTGGAATCCGTGGGCGAAGGGGTCTCGGGAATTTCGAAAGGGGACAGAGTGGTCAGCGAGACTGCGCAGGTCGTCTGCGGGGAATGTGAGTATTGCAGGACCGGGCGTCCGTTGATGTGCGAAAAACGCCTGTCCATCGGATATGGTGTAGATGGCGCGTTTGCGGAGTACATCGCAGTGCGCAGCGGGATTGTACATAAGATTCCGGATGGCCTTTCCTATGAAGAGGCCGCCCTGTGCGAGCCGTTCGCCGTGGCCCTCCACGGGGTCTGGGATCATGCCGAAATTCTGCCGACGGACACGGTTCTGGTCATGGGGCCGGGCGCGGTCGGTCAGCTGGCAGCTCAGGCGGCGAGAGCCAAGGGGGCGCGCGTCATTCTGGTCGGGACGCCGGGCGACGGGCCGCGCCTGGAAATCGCGCGGAATATGGGAATCCGGGAAAGCTTCGATTCCTTCGGCGAAGCCGCGGTCAGGGAGCTGACGAAGGGAAGGGGCGCGGACGTCGCGGTCGATTGCACGGGGGCGCTTCCCGCCATCCGGAACGCGATGCGGGCGCTGAAAAAGACGGGGCGGCTGGTCCAGATCGGCCTGACCAAACCGACGCTCGAAGTGGAATATTCCCTGTTGACCGAGCGCGAGCTTTCCATTGCCGGTTCGTTCGGGCATCAGTGGAAGAACTGGGAGCAGGCAATTCGGCTCATGGCTTCCGGAAAGGTAAATGTAAAAGGTCTGATCACCGGGCATTATCCGCTCGAAAAGTGGCGGGATGCGTTTGATGCAATGGAGCGGCAGGACGGGATCAAAATCCTGATCCATCCGGATCGCGAATGA